Within the Planctomycetaceae bacterium genome, the region ACCAATTCCACATGAACTCTGGTAGAAATTCATCATGGCCATACGAACCTGTTTCTTTGACATGGGTAACGTTCTGGTTTATTTCTCTCATGATCGCATGTGCGAAAATATTGCCCGCGTCTGCGGCTGGGATACAGAGACGACCCGCCGGTTCCTGCTGGATGACGGCCGTCAGTGGAAACTGGAGCGGGGTGAGATAACTGAAGAGCAATTCCATTCGGAATTTGAAGCGGCAACCGGACGCGCCATTTCCATTGACGAATTGAAGCATGCAGCCGCTGATATCTTCTGGCTGAACGAATCAATTCTTCCCGTGCTGCGCATGCTTTCTGATTCCGGGATGCGACTGGTTCTGCTTTCCAACACCAGCGTGACACACCTTCGATTTATCGAGGCCCATTTCGACGTGCTGGGATTCATGCACGACCGAGTGACTTCCTGGGAAGTTGGTGCGTTAAAACCGGAACCAGAAATCTTTGAAGCCGCCCTCGCGCGTGCTCAGTGCTCCCCGGGCGAGTGTTTTTATACGGATGATATTCAGGCCTATATTGATCAGGCCACAACAATGGGGATCAACGCTCGCCTCTACACCGATACGCCGAATCTGATTCAGGATCTGATCAATCTGGGAGTGACACTGGATTCATGACACTGGATTCATGACACCGAATTCATGATGCCAGCTCGGGGCGTGTGATTCAGATGATGTCCTTTATCACGTGTCCGTGAACGTCTGTCAGTCGACGTGGAATGCCATTCTGATACCAGGTGAGTTGTTCGTGATCGATCCCCAGCAGATGCAGCGCTGTGGCATGGAGGTCGTAACTGTAACAGGGATTTTCCGCGGCTTTCCATCCCATGTCATCGCTGCTTCCATAACTGGAGCCACCACGAATTCCCCCGCCAGCCAGCCACGACGTGAAGACGCCGGGATTATGATCTCGGCCTTTTTGCCTGCCCTGCATAAACGGCTGGCGTCCGAATTCGGTGGTGCACATGACCAGCGTCGAATCCAGCAGACCTCGAGACTTAAGGTCGGTTAACAAAGCATGCACTCCGGCATCCAGAATTCGTCCCCAATAGCCATGGTCGCGAACGATGTCTTCATGCGAATCCCAGTTCGGGCGAATCTTCTTCTTGCTCGTGTTTTCTGCCCCGCAGAAAATCTGCACGAAGCGAACTCCGCGTTCGACAAAACGACGTGCCAGCAGGCATTGCCTGCCAAACGGACCCGCATCTTCGTCCTGCAGCTCATACAGGGCATGCGTCGATTGTGATTCTGTCGTCAGGTCGACAGCTTCCGGTGCACTGAGCTGCAGTTTGGCCGAGAGTTCGTAACTGGCAATGCGTGCATCAAGCAGAGTATCTCCGATTCGCTGACTGGCGTGGCGATCATTCAGCAGTCGAAGAAACTGTCGACTCTTGTCGCTGGAATTCAGATAACCATCCGGGGCAAACAAATTGGCGATCGGAGCCTTGTCTGCTGCTGTCTCAATGACCGTTCCCTGGTGCACCGCCGGAAGAAATCCAGCATTCCAGTTGACGACACCACCAGGAGGCAGACCACGGACGTCCGGCAGAACGACAAACGCTGGCAGATTCTGAGTTTCACAGCCAAGTCCGTAAGTCACCCAGGAACCCATCGAAGGAAAGCCGGGACGGATGAAACCACTGTTCATCATAAACATGGCCGGACCATGCAACGCCGACTTGTTCTGCATGGAGTAGATGAAAGCCATTTCGTCGACGTGCTTGGCCATTCGAGGGAACAGACTGCTGATCCATCGACCACATTCTCCATGCTGACGAAACCGCCAGAAACTTCCGGCGTACGTCCCGGCGACTCCTGCAAACGTCTGCTTTCCAAGCTCCGCGTCGAATGGCATGCCGTGAGCGCGATGAAGTTCAGGGCGATAGTCCCACGTATCCACATGGCTCATGCCGCCCGGGCAGAAGATCTGTATCACGCTGCTGGCAGAGGCAGAATGATGCCGCCTGTCCATGCTTCCTGCGGTATATGATCGCTCACCGCGATCATTCTGCGAACTCTTTTCCCGCGCAGTCGAGGATTCTGCGAGCATGGTTGCCAGCGCAACGGTTCCCAGACCATCCCCCAAACCCTGCAGGAAGGAGCGACGCGACTGGAACGCCCTGTTCTTATTCGATTGTTTTTGCATGCAGAACCTTCAATCGATGTAAACGAATTCGTTTGCATTCATCAGGCTGCGGCAGAATTCATGCATCCCTGCGGCATCGACAAACCCGAACGATGCACTCTCTTCTGCTTCCGAAGCCGGCCGCCCAAATGCCAGCCGGAAGGCCATTTGAATTTGCCGCTGTCGATCCCCCGGAGCGGCTTGTTCCAGACGATCCGCAAAGTAACCGGCCTGTTTCAACATGAATTCGTCGTTCATCATGGCCAGCGACTGCAGGGCAGTCGTGGTGACATTTCGTGCCGGGGTCATGTTGGCGGGATTGGGACAGTCCATGGTTGTTAAGAACGGATCCGGTGTCGTGCGAACGACGAATCGGTAAATGGTGCGTCGCCAAAGTTCCGGTGAGTCTGCGGTGATGTATCTGTAGACAGGTGCGTACTCTTCGATGTATTCGAAGTCCTGGTAGCCGGGCCCAAACATCTGAAGATTCAATTTCCCCGAAACCGTCAGTACGGCGTCGCGAATCGATTCGGCATCCAGTCGGCGAGGATTCTGGCGCCAGAGCAATCGGTTGTCGGCATCTTTTTCACGACCGCGTTGCCAATTGCTGAGGTCATCGTCTGGTGTGGCCGTTTGCAGAGTCGATTTCTGGCGGTACACACTGCTGGTACAGATGAGACGATGCATCGCCTTCACCGACCATCCGTTGCGGACAAATTCGGACGCCAGCCAGTCGAGCAATTCGGAGTGTGAAGGTTTGCCACCTCCCAGTCCAAAATCGCTGGGCGTATCGACGAGCCCGACCCCGAAGTGATAGTGCCACAAACGGTTGACAAGGACCCTTGGAGTCAGTGGGTTGTCGGGGGATGTTATCCATGATGCCAGTGCGCGTCGGCGTTCCGAATCACTGGTCGAATTGTCTCCGAAGTTGCTTTCCATCTGCGGCAGACACGAGACCGTTCCGGGAGAAACGACTTCCAGGGGTTGTTCCGGATTGCCGCGGCTCAACAGATGGACAGGCTGGGGTGGATCCACCGCGACGGCATACACCAATGCAGGCTCCGGTATAGAGTCCCGCTGCTGATTTAACCGGGCAATCTGATGACGAAGACTCTCCGCTTCTTTCATTCGCCGGAGATTTTCAGCCGCCTGAGTCTCAGACAATTCCGCCTGTGTCTGAACAACCTTCAGGTCACAAAAGCAAATCTGATCATGACTAATTCCATTGCCATTGTCCGTTGCCAGCAGAGTAAGAAAAGAGGCGTCAGCCGGGAGGTCACAATCAATTTCAATCAGCCCATCGTCTCGGCCAAGACCCTTTCTTTCGAAAAGAGGCAATCCATCAGCGAGAATGTGAATACTGGCTCCGGCTTTAGGTGTTTGCCCGAAATAGCCCACCTGCCCGACAAGGCGCAGCGGAATGGGACCACGGAGAGCGAATCGGTCGGCCAAACGGACAGCCATCTTCTTCAGATGGAAGGTGATGCCGGCATTGGCGTGGGTTGACAGAAGTGAATGACCGGCTTCAGAAAAGTCGACTCCGCCCAGCTCAGTCGAATACTGCGAATGGACAGCGCCATTGCGAATTGCATCCCAGGCCTGACCGCTGGATTTGGGCACCGATGTTGCGACGATGCCGGTAGATGTCACACACACGCCACGATCGGAACCTCCGGAAGGTATCACAACTCCATCAATCAGATCATGGTGGTTAACCGGGTGAAAAGTATTTGTGACTGCCCCGGCAATGAATCCTCGTTTTTCATTCAGCACCTGCCCGCTGTTCGGATCAATCCC harbors:
- a CDS encoding HAD family phosphatase, which encodes MAIRTCFFDMGNVLVYFSHDRMCENIARVCGWDTETTRRFLLDDGRQWKLERGEITEEQFHSEFEAATGRAISIDELKHAAADIFWLNESILPVLRMLSDSGMRLVLLSNTSVTHLRFIEAHFDVLGFMHDRVTSWEVGALKPEPEIFEAALARAQCSPGECFYTDDIQAYIDQATTMGINARLYTDTPNLIQDLINLGVTLDS
- a CDS encoding DUF1501 domain-containing protein — protein: MQKQSNKNRAFQSRRSFLQGLGDGLGTVALATMLAESSTAREKSSQNDRGERSYTAGSMDRRHHSASASSVIQIFCPGGMSHVDTWDYRPELHRAHGMPFDAELGKQTFAGVAGTYAGSFWRFRQHGECGRWISSLFPRMAKHVDEMAFIYSMQNKSALHGPAMFMMNSGFIRPGFPSMGSWVTYGLGCETQNLPAFVVLPDVRGLPPGGVVNWNAGFLPAVHQGTVIETAADKAPIANLFAPDGYLNSSDKSRQFLRLLNDRHASQRIGDTLLDARIASYELSAKLQLSAPEAVDLTTESQSTHALYELQDEDAGPFGRQCLLARRFVERGVRFVQIFCGAENTSKKKIRPNWDSHEDIVRDHGYWGRILDAGVHALLTDLKSRGLLDSTLVMCTTEFGRQPFMQGRQKGRDHNPGVFTSWLAGGGIRGGSSYGSSDDMGWKAAENPCYSYDLHATALHLLGIDHEQLTWYQNGIPRRLTDVHGHVIKDII
- a CDS encoding DUF1553 domain-containing protein, with protein sequence MQICRRAGVIVIPMTLQVALMLSAVTMPGQNTLAADDAKNSSIQKSDIDFEKQIRPILLEHCSECHGPNRQKGGLRLDARHGAFHGGESGLVIVPGHPEDSELIVRISSTDADQMPPEGPRLSDRELHLLSEWIEDGAVWPETDYDRDAAMDPRLNHWAWQPVAVVDPPPAFRERLPDGWNSASLNPIDRFILRTLHESELQPSSMADRRSLIRRLSFDLRGLPPTPAEIDDFERDTGSDAYEKLVDRMLASPRYGERWARHWLDVAHYADTHGFERDQRRDHAWRYRDWVIRAFNQDLPYDQFLRLQIAGDVIAPDDPDGTIATGFLAAGPWDFVGQKETPSPVLRRLARADDLDDMVTQVMTASCGLTINCARCHDHKLDPVSQREYYSLWAVFSGVKREDRLVSSQEKQQRDQQRDELSRQIAELRARLSLTGPPGIDLADVVGGGDGFGTGNVGSGIDPNSGQVLNEKRGFIAGAVTNTFHPVNHHDLIDGVVIPSGGSDRGVCVTSTGIVATSVPKSSGQAWDAIRNGAVHSQYSTELGGVDFSEAGHSLLSTHANAGITFHLKKMAVRLADRFALRGPIPLRLVGQVGYFGQTPKAGASIHILADGLPLFERKGLGRDDGLIEIDCDLPADASFLTLLATDNGNGISHDQICFCDLKVVQTQAELSETQAAENLRRMKEAESLRHQIARLNQQRDSIPEPALVYAVAVDPPQPVHLLSRGNPEQPLEVVSPGTVSCLPQMESNFGDNSTSDSERRRALASWITSPDNPLTPRVLVNRLWHYHFGVGLVDTPSDFGLGGGKPSHSELLDWLASEFVRNGWSVKAMHRLICTSSVYRQKSTLQTATPDDDLSNWQRGREKDADNRLLWRQNPRRLDAESIRDAVLTVSGKLNLQMFGPGYQDFEYIEEYAPVYRYITADSPELWRRTIYRFVVRTTPDPFLTTMDCPNPANMTPARNVTTTALQSLAMMNDEFMLKQAGYFADRLEQAAPGDRQRQIQMAFRLAFGRPASEAEESASFGFVDAAGMHEFCRSLMNANEFVYID